In Novosphingobium resinovorum, the following are encoded in one genomic region:
- a CDS encoding SDR family oxidoreductase, whose protein sequence is MRLEGKVTVITGAASGLGEATARRFAREGAVLVLGDIRQDAGQLLADELSAAFVPCDVTREEDVAALVDQAMVLHGRLDCMVNNAGQLGAVGRVEAIEAAAWRNTLAVLLDSVFYGMKHAARVMRPQGAGVILSTSSAAGLAPLGPHAYTAAKHAVIGLTRSVAAELAADGIRVNAVAPGNVPTRMTELAYGDAAAMRKAAEARNPLRRVVEADEIAGAFAYLAGDDGLNVTGQVLAVDAGLVDCRLGSDYYARTPAYFSVDGDR, encoded by the coding sequence ATGCGGCTTGAGGGTAAGGTCACGGTAATAACCGGAGCGGCAAGCGGGCTTGGCGAAGCGACCGCGCGCCGGTTCGCGCGGGAGGGCGCCGTGCTGGTGCTTGGTGATATCAGGCAGGACGCGGGCCAGTTGCTGGCGGACGAGCTTTCCGCCGCTTTCGTTCCCTGCGACGTCACCCGCGAGGAGGACGTCGCCGCCCTCGTGGATCAGGCTATGGTGTTGCATGGTCGGCTGGACTGCATGGTCAACAACGCCGGGCAACTCGGCGCAGTGGGCCGCGTCGAGGCGATCGAAGCGGCGGCGTGGCGCAATACGCTGGCGGTGCTGCTCGACAGTGTGTTCTACGGCATGAAGCACGCCGCGCGCGTCATGCGGCCGCAGGGGGCGGGCGTGATCCTCTCGACCTCCAGCGCCGCCGGTCTCGCACCCTTGGGGCCGCATGCCTATACTGCGGCCAAGCATGCAGTGATCGGACTGACCCGCTCGGTCGCAGCGGAACTGGCGGCCGACGGTATCCGGGTCAATGCCGTCGCGCCCGGAAACGTGCCGACCCGCATGACCGAGCTTGCCTATGGCGATGCCGCCGCGATGCGCAAGGCCGCCGAGGCGCGCAACCCGCTGCGCCGCGTCGTCGAAGCCGACGAAATCGCGGGGGCCTTCGCCTATCTGGCCGGCGACGACGGGCTGAACGTTACAGGGCAGGTGCTCGCAGTCGATGCCGGGCTTGTCGATTGCCGACTGGGATCGGACTATTATGCCCGAACTCCGGCGTACTTTTCTGTAGACGGAGACCGCTAG
- a CDS encoding SDR family oxidoreductase encodes MTIALPDVIAVVTGAAGGIGREIVKAMKAAGATVIATDLKDSADIEGADHYLRHDVTSEADWRAVEALVREKYGRLDALVNNAGFSIVTKFEDTPLSEFHKVNAINVDSAIIGTQVMLGLLQEGGKARASGSSVINFSSVGGLRGAAFNAAYCVSKAAIKMLSKCLGAEFAALKYNIRVNSVHPGGIDTPMLNSIMDRYIELGAAPSREASIAAMNVAHPIGRLGKPEEMAGGVVFLASTASSFMTCDELVMDGGFSQV; translated from the coding sequence ATGACCATCGCCCTTCCCGACGTGATCGCCGTCGTCACCGGCGCTGCCGGCGGCATCGGCCGCGAGATCGTCAAGGCCATGAAGGCCGCCGGCGCCACCGTGATCGCCACCGACCTCAAGGACAGCGCAGACATCGAAGGCGCCGACCACTACCTCAGGCACGATGTCACCAGCGAGGCCGACTGGCGCGCGGTGGAGGCGCTGGTGCGCGAAAAATATGGCCGCCTCGATGCACTGGTGAACAACGCGGGCTTCTCGATCGTGACCAAGTTCGAAGACACCCCGCTCTCCGAGTTCCACAAGGTCAACGCCATCAACGTCGACTCGGCTATCATCGGCACGCAGGTCATGCTGGGTCTGCTTCAGGAAGGCGGTAAGGCGCGGGCCTCGGGCTCCTCGGTCATCAACTTCTCGAGCGTCGGCGGCCTGCGCGGCGCGGCGTTCAATGCCGCCTATTGCGTCAGCAAGGCGGCGATCAAGATGCTTTCGAAGTGCCTGGGCGCAGAGTTCGCCGCGCTCAAATACAACATCCGCGTCAACTCGGTGCACCCCGGCGGGATCGACACGCCGATGCTGAACTCGATCATGGACCGCTACATCGAGCTTGGCGCTGCGCCTTCGCGCGAAGCCTCGATCGCGGCGATGAACGTCGCACACCCGATCGGCCGCCTCGGCAAGCCGGAGGAAATGGCGGGCGGCGTGGTGTTCCTCGCCTCCACCGCCTCCAGCTTCATGACCTGCGACGAACTGGTGATGGACGGCGGGTTCAGCCAGGTCTGA
- a CDS encoding TonB-dependent receptor — MKDLPNFHRACLLAGLMASASAIGLASPAMAQDAAPQAAAGGLEEIVVTARKRSESLQDIPVAVTAYSPAQIARQDISNIERIAATTPNLTVGRATTGSGAQISLRGIGTPASALGIESSTAIIVDGIYYASGRILNEGFFDLSRIEVLKGPQALFFGKNATAGVISITTADPGSSFEGSTRVGYEFRAKRPYIEQMISTPLTDTLGLRVALRASKMFGGYSRNYATAQPFTVTDQAGGPVQNLVAPPGDRRGPKEKELVGRLTLKWEPTDTITNTFKVSANETTTNDGAWNNIVFSCATGFSTLQPGVPCKRDWKYYHNQMPTEIAANFPFARADGELYTKYRSWQATNNLEWNLGDVTLTSATNYQNQNNRWLTDSDYQQRAVQIYVGSREKWWAFSEELRAQTNYDGPVNMMLGVLYQKTKLQSDQYVYSGNTRVSTQRPEWEYVAFGKDSYTKGETISPFAQVTWKVVPEVELSSGIRYTHETKDSFFVHPVNRPGQINRLNDPIYKNQTFTNWSPEITASYKPVPGVNIYGGFKTGYKSGGFSNQSSYTNASIPADLDFEPEKAKGFEGGVKTTLFNNQLRFDVALYTYEYTNLQVDFFEAQTFRYITTNAGSARTKGIEISTEWAPHALPGLTMRGALNYNKARYVDFIAPCVTGQTRLQGCNPTASSPYGGLFVQDLSGKPTANAPRWTAALGTSYEADLSPDMSLTLSADARYSSSYNASPFNNPIATQPKYVNLDASLTLSSKAGWDLAVIGKNLTNQFVISGALDAPGTGRGTGTDGGVLGDQRGYANIPRTVQVQVTYHY, encoded by the coding sequence ATGAAGGACCTACCGAACTTTCATCGCGCCTGCCTGCTAGCCGGGCTCATGGCGTCGGCTTCCGCGATCGGCCTCGCCAGCCCCGCGATGGCTCAGGACGCCGCCCCTCAGGCGGCTGCGGGCGGCCTCGAAGAAATCGTCGTCACCGCGCGCAAGCGTTCGGAATCGCTGCAGGACATTCCCGTCGCGGTGACCGCCTATTCGCCCGCGCAGATCGCCCGTCAGGACATCTCCAACATCGAGCGCATCGCCGCGACGACGCCGAACCTCACGGTCGGCCGCGCGACGACGGGTTCGGGCGCGCAGATCTCGCTGCGCGGCATCGGCACCCCGGCGAGCGCGCTGGGCATCGAATCCTCCACCGCGATCATCGTCGACGGCATCTATTACGCCAGCGGCCGCATCCTCAACGAAGGCTTCTTCGACCTGTCGCGGATCGAGGTGCTGAAAGGCCCGCAGGCGCTGTTCTTCGGCAAGAACGCGACGGCGGGCGTGATTTCGATCACCACCGCCGATCCCGGCTCCAGCTTCGAGGGCTCGACCCGTGTGGGCTACGAGTTCCGGGCCAAGCGGCCCTACATCGAGCAGATGATCTCCACGCCGCTCACCGACACGCTCGGGCTGCGCGTGGCGCTGCGGGCATCGAAGATGTTCGGCGGCTATTCGCGCAATTACGCCACGGCGCAGCCCTTCACCGTCACCGACCAGGCCGGCGGCCCGGTACAGAACCTGGTTGCGCCTCCGGGCGACCGCCGCGGACCCAAGGAGAAGGAACTTGTCGGCCGCCTCACGCTCAAGTGGGAGCCGACCGACACCATCACCAACACCTTCAAGGTGTCCGCCAACGAGACGACCACCAACGACGGCGCCTGGAACAACATCGTGTTCTCCTGCGCCACCGGGTTCAGCACGCTGCAACCCGGCGTGCCCTGCAAGCGGGACTGGAAATACTACCACAACCAGATGCCGACCGAGATTGCTGCGAACTTCCCCTTCGCGCGCGCAGATGGCGAACTCTACACGAAGTACCGCTCCTGGCAGGCGACCAACAATCTGGAATGGAACCTGGGCGATGTCACGCTGACGTCGGCCACCAACTACCAGAACCAGAACAACCGCTGGCTGACCGACAGCGACTACCAGCAGCGCGCCGTGCAGATCTACGTCGGCTCGCGTGAGAAGTGGTGGGCGTTCTCGGAGGAACTGCGCGCGCAGACCAACTACGACGGCCCGGTCAACATGATGCTGGGCGTGCTGTATCAGAAGACCAAACTGCAGTCCGACCAGTACGTCTATTCGGGCAACACGCGCGTCAGCACCCAGCGGCCGGAATGGGAATACGTCGCCTTCGGCAAGGATTCCTACACCAAGGGTGAGACGATCTCTCCCTTCGCGCAAGTCACCTGGAAGGTCGTGCCCGAGGTCGAGCTGTCGTCCGGCATCCGCTATACACATGAGACCAAGGACAGCTTCTTCGTCCACCCGGTCAATCGCCCCGGCCAGATCAACCGCCTGAACGACCCGATCTACAAGAACCAAACCTTCACCAACTGGAGCCCGGAAATCACCGCGTCGTACAAGCCGGTGCCGGGCGTCAACATCTATGGCGGCTTCAAGACCGGCTACAAGTCGGGCGGCTTCTCAAACCAGAGTTCCTATACCAACGCGTCGATCCCCGCCGATCTCGACTTCGAGCCGGAGAAGGCCAAGGGCTTCGAGGGCGGCGTGAAGACCACGCTGTTCAACAACCAGCTGCGCTTCGACGTTGCGCTCTACACGTATGAGTATACCAACCTGCAGGTCGATTTCTTCGAGGCGCAGACGTTCCGCTACATCACCACGAACGCGGGTTCGGCGCGCACCAAGGGCATCGAAATTTCGACCGAGTGGGCGCCGCATGCGCTTCCGGGCCTGACGATGCGCGGCGCGCTGAACTACAACAAGGCGCGCTACGTGGACTTCATCGCACCGTGCGTCACCGGCCAGACCCGCCTGCAGGGCTGCAATCCCACCGCGAGCAGCCCTTACGGCGGCCTCTTCGTGCAGGATCTGAGCGGCAAGCCGACGGCCAACGCGCCGCGCTGGACGGCGGCGCTGGGCACCAGCTACGAGGCAGACCTCAGCCCCGACATGTCGCTGACGCTCTCGGCCGATGCGCGCTATTCCAGCAGCTACAATGCATCGCCGTTCAACAACCCGATCGCGACGCAGCCCAAGTACGTGAACCTCGACGCGTCGCTGACGCTCAGTTCGAAAGCGGGCTGGGATCTGGCGGTCATCGGCAAGAACCTGACCAACCAGTTCGTCATCTCGGGCGCGCTGGATGCGCCGGGCACCGGTCGCGGCACCGGGACCGATGGCGGCGTGCTGGGCGACCAGCGCGGCTATGCCAACATCCCGCGCACGGTGCAGGTGCAGGTCACTTACCACTACTGA
- a CDS encoding aldo/keto reductase, which yields MTPCPLGRTGLTAAPLMLGGNVFGWTADREESCAILDAFVDAGGALIDTADVYSAWVQGNAGGESETLIGEWLRRSGKREQVLIATKVGLLPGAGGKGLSASRIAGAIEESLQRLGTDRIDVYFAHRDDPETPLEETLEALDRLVKAGKVRVLGASNYAPDRLDAALAVSDANGWARFAVIEPRYNLLERDTYEGALQEIALREGLGVVPFYALANGLLTGKYRSLDDIAGHPREVYLRPIFLRPEVPRLIAAMEQVSRETAASMVAVAIAWMLAQPGVTAPIASVSRPEQLGDLVAGTRLTLDATHLAVLDKALA from the coding sequence GTGACCCCATGTCCGCTCGGCCGCACCGGCCTCACCGCCGCCCCGCTGATGCTGGGCGGCAACGTCTTCGGCTGGACCGCCGACCGCGAGGAAAGCTGCGCCATCCTCGACGCTTTCGTCGATGCAGGCGGCGCACTGATCGACACCGCCGACGTCTATTCCGCCTGGGTCCAAGGCAATGCGGGCGGCGAATCCGAAACGCTGATCGGCGAGTGGCTGCGCCGTAGCGGCAAGCGCGAGCAGGTCCTGATCGCCACCAAGGTCGGGCTGCTCCCCGGCGCTGGCGGCAAGGGCCTTTCGGCCTCGCGCATTGCCGGGGCCATCGAGGAATCGCTGCAGCGGCTCGGCACCGACCGCATAGACGTCTACTTCGCTCATCGCGACGATCCCGAAACACCGCTGGAAGAAACCCTTGAGGCCCTCGACCGGCTGGTGAAAGCCGGGAAGGTGCGGGTGCTCGGCGCTTCCAATTACGCGCCGGACCGCCTCGATGCGGCGCTGGCGGTCAGCGACGCCAATGGCTGGGCGCGTTTCGCGGTGATCGAGCCGCGCTACAATCTGCTGGAGCGCGATACCTACGAAGGGGCGCTGCAGGAGATCGCCCTGCGCGAAGGGCTTGGCGTGGTTCCGTTCTACGCGCTCGCCAATGGACTGTTGACCGGCAAGTACCGCAGCCTCGACGACATCGCCGGCCATCCCCGCGAGGTCTACCTCCGACCGATCTTCTTGCGCCCGGAGGTGCCCCGCCTGATCGCCGCGATGGAGCAGGTGTCGCGGGAGACGGCCGCCTCGATGGTGGCCGTCGCCATTGCGTGGATGCTGGCGCAGCCGGGCGTCACCGCTCCGATCGCCAGCGTATCGCGCCCCGAACAGCTCGGCGACCTCGTCGCAGGCACGCGCCTGACGCTCGATGCCACGCATCTGGCCGTGCTGGACAAGGCACTCGCCTAA
- a CDS encoding aromatic ring-hydroxylating oxygenase subunit alpha: MADRDPEIAGKLGEDRSEGISWAELMAQDSRTPPAILTDESYTYRGSEAIPAERYTSEAFAKLERERMWPYVWQFVAREEDLPDPGDFIVYENAGRSYLVSRQDDGSIRAMHNVCLHRGRKLRTEEGAADKFVCPFHGFAWKKDGSFDSMPCQWDFPHLAEKDLDLPAAEVGRWSGYVFIREESGGPSLEEFLAPLPEHFKRWRHEECASVMRVAKEVPANWKVVMEAFMEAWHTIVTHPQLLPFTGDSNAAYWTWGDNVNVNLVPFGVMSPHIAEGQGEQWIVDEFIKYNGRSGDNYEGEAHANPMAIQVPEGMTARAALGAAMRAAYTESTGYDHESATDAELLDGLVYNVFPNFAPWGGYMPNIVYNWLPGKTPDTCIMEVRILARIPKGQPIPRGAPLKMLRLDQKWTEAPELGILGDVFEQDMDNLPYVQDGLHASKNGKVNLGNYQEIRIRQFQDTMMKYIVGDLGGDLGGAPKA; this comes from the coding sequence ATGGCCGATCGAGATCCGGAAATCGCCGGAAAGCTGGGTGAAGACCGCAGCGAAGGCATAAGCTGGGCGGAACTGATGGCGCAGGATTCGCGCACTCCGCCTGCGATTCTGACTGACGAGAGCTATACGTACCGCGGTTCGGAGGCGATTCCCGCCGAGCGTTACACCAGCGAGGCATTCGCCAAGCTCGAACGCGAGCGGATGTGGCCCTACGTGTGGCAGTTCGTCGCGCGCGAGGAAGACCTGCCCGATCCGGGTGACTTCATCGTCTATGAGAACGCGGGCCGTTCGTACCTCGTCAGCCGTCAGGACGACGGCTCGATCCGGGCGATGCACAATGTCTGCCTCCACCGTGGCCGCAAGCTGCGCACCGAGGAAGGCGCCGCCGACAAGTTCGTCTGCCCGTTCCACGGTTTCGCATGGAAGAAGGACGGCAGCTTCGATTCGATGCCCTGCCAGTGGGACTTCCCGCATCTGGCCGAAAAGGACCTCGACCTGCCCGCCGCCGAAGTGGGCCGCTGGTCGGGCTACGTCTTCATCCGCGAGGAATCGGGCGGCCCGAGCCTCGAGGAATTTCTCGCCCCGCTGCCCGAGCACTTCAAGCGCTGGCGGCACGAGGAATGCGCCAGCGTCATGCGCGTGGCCAAGGAAGTCCCGGCGAACTGGAAGGTGGTGATGGAAGCCTTCATGGAGGCCTGGCACACCATCGTCACGCACCCGCAGCTGCTGCCGTTCACTGGCGATTCCAACGCCGCCTACTGGACCTGGGGCGACAATGTGAACGTCAACCTCGTCCCCTTCGGCGTGATGAGCCCGCACATCGCGGAAGGGCAGGGCGAGCAGTGGATCGTCGACGAGTTCATCAAGTACAACGGCCGCTCTGGCGACAACTACGAAGGTGAGGCCCACGCCAACCCGATGGCGATCCAAGTGCCCGAGGGCATGACCGCCCGCGCGGCGCTGGGCGCCGCCATGCGCGCGGCCTATACCGAGAGCACCGGCTACGACCACGAGAGCGCGACCGACGCCGAACTGCTCGACGGACTCGTCTACAACGTGTTCCCGAACTTCGCGCCTTGGGGCGGGTACATGCCGAACATCGTCTACAACTGGCTGCCCGGCAAGACGCCCGACACCTGCATCATGGAAGTGCGCATCCTCGCGCGTATTCCCAAGGGCCAGCCGATCCCGCGCGGCGCGCCGCTCAAGATGCTGCGGCTCGACCAGAAGTGGACCGAGGCGCCGGAACTGGGCATTCTGGGCGACGTGTTCGAGCAGGACATGGACAACCTGCCTTACGTGCAGGACGGCCTTCATGCCTCGAAGAACGGCAAGGTGAACCTCGGGAACTATCAGGAAATCCGCATCCGTCAGTTCCAGGACACGATGATGAAGTACATCGTCGGCGACCTTGGGGGCGACCTCGGCGGGGCTCCGAAGGCATGA
- a CDS encoding SDR family NAD(P)-dependent oxidoreductase, producing MREELGSQRLKGRVALVSGGLRGIGLACVERFLAEGAEVVLTDLEAPDTEYASATLARLGQAASYVSANVASEDDWAKVLAAVTERHGKLHILVNNAGIDLTGPVAETSLEGWRRIMSINVDGVFLGVRTFVPLMAASGADFRGGASIINVSSIMGLVGMSEVSGYNASKGAVRLFTKSIALEFAEKKMPIRANSLHPGFVLTPLLKEGFQRWVDKGVASKAQDLVDLMSSKTPIGRLADPAELASAVYFLASSDSSYMTGGELVVDGGWTAQ from the coding sequence ATGAGAGAGGAACTGGGTTCGCAGCGGCTGAAGGGCCGCGTAGCGCTGGTTTCCGGCGGTCTTCGGGGCATCGGCCTCGCCTGCGTCGAGCGGTTCCTGGCCGAAGGCGCCGAAGTGGTCCTGACCGACCTCGAGGCACCGGACACTGAGTATGCCAGCGCCACGCTCGCCCGTCTGGGGCAGGCCGCCAGCTATGTCAGCGCCAATGTCGCCAGCGAGGACGACTGGGCCAAAGTGCTCGCCGCCGTGACCGAAAGGCACGGAAAACTACACATCCTGGTCAACAATGCGGGCATCGACCTGACCGGCCCGGTGGCCGAGACCTCGCTTGAAGGCTGGCGCCGGATCATGAGCATCAACGTCGACGGCGTGTTCCTCGGCGTGCGGACTTTCGTGCCGCTGATGGCCGCGAGCGGGGCGGATTTCCGGGGCGGCGCCTCGATCATCAACGTCAGTTCGATCATGGGCCTGGTCGGCATGAGCGAGGTTTCGGGCTACAACGCCAGCAAGGGCGCGGTGCGGCTGTTCACCAAGTCGATCGCGCTGGAATTTGCCGAAAAGAAGATGCCGATCCGCGCGAATTCGCTGCATCCCGGCTTCGTTCTGACCCCGCTCCTCAAGGAAGGCTTCCAGCGCTGGGTCGACAAGGGCGTCGCCAGCAAGGCGCAGGATCTGGTCGATCTGATGTCCAGCAAGACCCCGATCGGACGGCTGGCGGACCCGGCGGAACTGGCCAGCGCGGTCTATTTCCTCGCGTCTTCGGACAGTTCGTACATGACCGGCGGCGAGCTTGTCGTCGATGGCGGCTGGACCGCGCAATAG
- a CDS encoding VOC family protein, with the protein MSRFYGEAMQAGYLVEALEPAIAYWTKSLGIGPFFVMPRPEFIWLRNGGEDVDDTAIISQVALAHSGAMQIELIVPGPAPSTYRDFLAAGGRGLHHIGMASDDFDAQRQAALGAGLTVATEGASQRTRFAYMQPAAGAPGPIVELIDMVPVMREIHAHVKTASLGWDGSDPVRHL; encoded by the coding sequence ATGAGCAGGTTCTACGGCGAGGCCATGCAGGCAGGCTATCTGGTCGAGGCTCTGGAACCCGCAATCGCATATTGGACCAAAAGTCTCGGTATAGGTCCGTTCTTCGTCATGCCGCGGCCCGAATTCATCTGGCTGCGCAATGGCGGCGAGGATGTGGACGATACCGCGATCATTTCCCAGGTCGCCCTCGCCCACAGCGGAGCGATGCAGATCGAGCTGATCGTGCCCGGCCCCGCGCCATCGACTTATCGCGATTTCCTCGCCGCAGGCGGGCGCGGCCTGCATCACATCGGTATGGCGAGCGACGATTTCGACGCCCAGCGGCAGGCGGCGCTTGGCGCGGGTCTGACCGTGGCGACCGAAGGCGCCTCGCAGCGCACCCGCTTCGCCTACATGCAACCTGCGGCAGGAGCGCCCGGACCGATCGTCGAACTGATCGACATGGTCCCGGTGATGCGCGAGATTCATGCCCACGTGAAAACCGCCTCGCTGGGCTGGGACGGGAGCGACCCTGTCCGGCACCTCTGA
- a CDS encoding SDR family NAD(P)-dependent oxidoreductase, whose protein sequence is MKRLEGKVALVTGGTSGIGAGTVERLCADGAKVIFTGSNQAAADALCAATGAEFVKHNVTDAAAWDGLIAQILEKHGRLDIAFANAGTESGDGSIESISIEGWNNVMGVNLTGVMLTVQHAMRAMAKNPEGPVGSIIVNSSMNAHRAMGNFVAYSVSKAAVIALVKASAVHSGNQKYGIRVNAVLPGVVETALIVNLIEKSGDPVATRAAYEGLSPMGRMAAVEEVAGMVAWLASDEARFCSGSEFTMDGASTAGMNGV, encoded by the coding sequence GTGAAGCGGCTTGAAGGCAAGGTGGCGCTGGTCACCGGAGGAACCTCCGGCATCGGCGCCGGCACTGTCGAGCGTCTGTGCGCCGACGGGGCTAAAGTCATTTTCACCGGCTCCAACCAGGCGGCGGCGGATGCGCTGTGCGCCGCGACCGGGGCCGAGTTCGTGAAGCACAACGTCACCGACGCGGCGGCGTGGGACGGCCTGATCGCACAGATCCTCGAAAAGCACGGGCGGCTCGACATCGCCTTCGCCAATGCCGGGACCGAAAGCGGCGACGGCAGCATCGAGAGCATCTCGATCGAGGGCTGGAACAACGTCATGGGGGTAAACCTCACCGGCGTCATGCTCACCGTGCAGCACGCGATGCGGGCCATGGCGAAGAATCCGGAAGGGCCGGTCGGCTCGATCATCGTCAATTCCTCGATGAACGCGCACCGGGCGATGGGCAACTTCGTGGCCTATTCGGTGTCGAAGGCCGCCGTGATCGCGCTGGTCAAGGCGTCGGCGGTGCATTCGGGCAACCAGAAGTACGGCATTCGCGTCAACGCCGTGCTGCCGGGCGTCGTCGAGACCGCCCTGATCGTCAACCTGATCGAGAAATCGGGCGACCCCGTCGCCACCCGCGCCGCCTACGAGGGCCTGTCTCCGATGGGCCGCATGGCCGCTGTGGAGGAAGTCGCCGGCATGGTCGCATGGCTTGCGAGCGATGAGGCAAGGTTCTGTTCTGGAAGCGAATTCACCATGGACGGCGCGTCCACTGCAGGGATGAACGGCGTATGA
- a CDS encoding VOC family protein: protein MAQKLPGVIGVHHIGVSVPDLGKAREFYLDILGAVEEVEPLSWSDNPFIDQVVGLEGSAARQFFCRLGNVQIEVFEYLAPKQAPQDPRRGVNEYGYTHVALQVEDVLAVHERIVAAGLPVHTPPAMEGITVDASGMKHGYAGTYCRDFFGNVFEILEIHETPEILPIHA, encoded by the coding sequence ATGGCCCAGAAACTGCCCGGCGTCATCGGCGTCCACCATATCGGCGTATCGGTGCCCGATCTGGGCAAGGCACGCGAATTCTACTTGGACATCCTCGGCGCGGTCGAGGAGGTCGAGCCGCTGAGCTGGTCCGACAACCCCTTCATCGATCAGGTCGTCGGGCTGGAGGGCAGCGCCGCCCGGCAATTCTTCTGTCGCCTCGGCAACGTGCAGATCGAAGTCTTCGAATATCTCGCCCCCAAACAGGCACCGCAGGACCCGCGCCGGGGCGTCAATGAATACGGCTATACCCATGTGGCGCTGCAAGTGGAGGACGTCCTTGCCGTCCACGAACGGATCGTCGCGGCGGGCCTGCCGGTGCACACGCCGCCCGCGATGGAGGGCATCACCGTCGATGCGAGCGGCATGAAACACGGCTATGCCGGAACCTATTGCCGCGACTTCTTCGGCAATGTCTTCGAGATTCTGGAGATCCACGAGACGCCGGAAATCCTGCCGATCCACGCCTGA
- a CDS encoding FAD-dependent oxidoreductase, which yields MSEALDYDVIVIGTGAAGLSAAALAAQGGASVLMVEAADRTGGSSALSGGVFYAAGTSLQREAGLEDDTAEAMFHYYMTLNQYKLEPALVRTLCERSAEAFEWLRGLGIGFTVDNLYSSGVDKIRRGHRATDGGAGIVEGLEGFLSGRNIDTVLDTRVETLLVENGRVCGIVADGAPVLSAATVIATGGFGANPEMLAQLYPDASRYGDLHWYIGAPTCRGDGLGLAAQVEGQLSKANRGLLLITPGFVKDLESYLPGWLMMVNRDGRRFIDETIEYSVLAAVLDEQPGRDCFAVFDEASRLASKTTKYRPAPNWTADRLLDHVEAGTLISAPTLEDLAGKLGVPAARLATTAERYNSLVQIGNDEDYFKPSAMLRPVAQGPFYAAHIRPAVICWTGTGIRIDTEARVLGADDRPVPGLYAAGETTGGMFGQCYAAGGASIGNAVVFGRIAGANAAKEKVNA from the coding sequence ATGAGTGAGGCTCTCGATTACGACGTCATCGTCATTGGCACCGGGGCGGCGGGGCTCAGCGCCGCGGCGCTTGCAGCACAGGGCGGCGCCAGCGTCCTGATGGTCGAGGCAGCCGACCGCACCGGCGGGTCTAGCGCCTTGTCCGGCGGCGTGTTCTACGCGGCGGGCACATCGCTCCAGCGCGAGGCCGGGCTGGAGGACGACACGGCCGAGGCGATGTTCCACTATTATATGACGCTCAACCAGTACAAGCTGGAGCCCGCGCTCGTGCGCACGCTTTGCGAACGCTCGGCCGAGGCGTTCGAGTGGCTGCGCGGGCTTGGCATCGGGTTCACGGTGGACAACCTCTATTCATCGGGTGTCGACAAGATTCGGCGCGGCCACCGTGCCACCGACGGCGGCGCGGGCATCGTCGAGGGCCTCGAAGGCTTCCTGTCCGGCAGGAACATCGACACCGTCCTCGATACCCGCGTCGAAACCCTGCTGGTCGAGAACGGCCGGGTCTGCGGCATCGTCGCCGACGGCGCGCCGGTGCTCAGCGCCGCAACGGTGATCGCCACCGGCGGCTTCGGCGCCAATCCCGAGATGCTGGCGCAACTCTATCCCGATGCCTCGCGTTACGGCGACCTCCACTGGTATATCGGCGCCCCTACCTGCCGGGGCGATGGCCTCGGCCTTGCCGCGCAAGTGGAGGGGCAGTTGAGCAAGGCCAATCGCGGCCTGCTCCTGATCACTCCGGGCTTCGTCAAGGACCTCGAAAGCTACCTCCCCGGCTGGCTGATGATGGTGAACCGCGACGGGCGCCGGTTCATCGACGAAACGATAGAATATTCGGTCCTCGCCGCCGTCCTCGACGAACAGCCGGGACGGGACTGCTTCGCGGTGTTCGACGAGGCATCGCGCCTCGCCTCGAAGACCACCAAATACCGGCCTGCCCCCAACTGGACGGCGGACCGGCTGCTGGACCATGTGGAGGCCGGAACGCTGATCAGCGCACCGACGCTGGAGGACCTTGCCGGGAAACTCGGCGTGCCCGCCGCCCGTCTTGCGACGACGGCAGAGCGCTACAATTCGCTGGTACAAATAGGGAACGACGAGGACTACTTCAAGCCCTCGGCGATGCTGCGGCCGGTCGCGCAAGGGCCGTTCTACGCCGCGCATATCCGCCCGGCCGTGATCTGCTGGACGGGCACCGGCATCCGTATCGACACCGAAGCCCGCGTGCTCGGCGCCGACGATCGCCCGGTGCCGGGCCTCTACGCCGCCGGGGAGACGACCGGCGGCATGTTCGGCCAATGCTACGCGGCGGGCGGCGCCTCGATCGGCAACGCGGTCGTCTTCGGCCGCATCGCCGGCGCCAACGCCGCGAAAGAGAAGGTGAACGCATGA